DNA from Saliniramus fredricksonii:
ATGGCGATGGCCGATATCGTGCGCATCAACGCCTTCGTCTCCGACCGCGCCCATCTCCAGCCCTACATGCGCGCCCGTGACCGCCATGTGGCGGAGCCGGCGCCGGCCTCGACCCTGATGATCGTCTCCGGCTTTGCCCGGGAAGTCTTCAAGGTGGAGGTCGAGGTGATCGCCGCCCGCGCTGAGCCCGATGCGTGAGCGCCGCCCGTTCCTGTTGCAATACCGGATGAATTGACGATGCCCGCACTTGACTGGCTCTCCCTGAGCACCGAGGATTTCGCCACCCGCGACATGAGCCGCGCCATTGCGGTGCTGCCCGTCGCGGCGATCGAGCAGCACGGGCCACATCTGCCCGTGGGCGTCGATACGCTGATCGCGCAGGGCTATCTCTCCCGCGTGCGCACGCTCGTCCCCGATGATCTGGATCTGCTGTTTCTGCCCGTGCAGAGCATCGGCAAGTCGAACGAGCACATCGCCTTTCCCGGCACGCTGACCCTCTCGGCGGAGACCGCCATCGCCGCCTGGCGCGAGATCGGCGAGAGCGTGTTCCGCTCGGGCTGTCGCAAGCTGATGATCGTCAATTCCCATGGCGGGAATATTCCCGTGATCGACATCGTCGCACGCGAATTGCGGGTGCGCTTCGGCATGCTGTGCGTCACCACTGCCTGGCACCGGCTGGGCTATCCGCAGGGTCTGTTCTCTGCCCATGAATTGCGCCACGGTATCCATGGCGGCGAGATCGAGACATCGCTGATGCTCGCCTTCGCGCCGGATCGGGTGCGCATGGAGAAAGCCGTCGATTTCACACCGCGCACGGTGGCGATGGCGGAGGAATTCACGCATCTCTCCGCCATCCAGCCCAATGGCTTCGGCTGGATGGCGCAGGATATCAATGCTGCCGGCGCCATCGGCAATGCGGCAGCCGCAACGTCCGAGAAAGGCGAGGCGGCGGCGGCGCACGGTGCGCGCGCCTTCGTCGCACTCGCCGGCGAAGTCGCGCGCTTCAGCCTCGATCCGCGCCGCCCGGGCGACTGACCGGTGCCGAGACCCAACGCTCAGGAAATCTTGCATGGATATCGCCTATCCCATCCGTCCCGAGGCAGCCGCAGCCCCCGAGAGCGGCATCGTCACACTCATGGAATACGGGCGCG
Protein-coding regions in this window:
- a CDS encoding RidA family protein — encoded protein: MRHHTPDTIRPPFANYAHAVEVPPGARLLFASGQLGITRDDDVPEDAEAQADLCFEAIRAVLASAGMAMADIVRINAFVSDRAHLQPYMRARDRHVAEPAPASTLMIVSGFAREVFKVEVEVIAARAEPDA
- a CDS encoding creatininase family protein codes for the protein MPALDWLSLSTEDFATRDMSRAIAVLPVAAIEQHGPHLPVGVDTLIAQGYLSRVRTLVPDDLDLLFLPVQSIGKSNEHIAFPGTLTLSAETAIAAWREIGESVFRSGCRKLMIVNSHGGNIPVIDIVARELRVRFGMLCVTTAWHRLGYPQGLFSAHELRHGIHGGEIETSLMLAFAPDRVRMEKAVDFTPRTVAMAEEFTHLSAIQPNGFGWMAQDINAAGAIGNAAAATSEKGEAAAAHGARAFVALAGEVARFSLDPRRPGD